In one window of Clarias gariepinus isolate MV-2021 ecotype Netherlands chromosome 10, CGAR_prim_01v2, whole genome shotgun sequence DNA:
- the LOC128531974 gene encoding phospholipase A and acyltransferase 3-like, with the protein MEPDQPERKPEPGDLIEIDRGAYQHWGIYVGDGYIIHLVSSDFAQAASNSLACMMENKAVVKKEKLSDVAGNDKYTINNQLDTKYKPHPVDEILKEAESFVGKDLPYSVVSKNCEHFVTCLRYGKPESQQVQKAVEVGIGMGVAALLEVGGLAELTSSNKEKKQKQ; encoded by the exons ATGGAACCAGACCAG cctgagaggaaaccggagcctGGTGACTTGATTGAGATTGATCGTGGGGCATACCAGCACTGGGGCATTTATGTTGGAGATGGCTATATCATTCACCTGGTTTCAT CTGACTTTGCCCAAGCGGCTTCCAACAGCTTGGCGTGTATGATGGAAAACAAGGCAGTGGTGAAGAAAGAGAAGCTCAGTGATGTAGCTGGCAATGACAAGTACACCATTAACAATCAACTGGATACAAAATACAAGCCACATCCTGTCGATGAAATTCTAAAGGAAGCAGAAAGCTTTGTGGGAAAGGATCTGCCTTATAGTGTGGTCTCGAAGAATTGTGAACATTTTGTAACATGCTTGAGATACGGGAAGCCTGAGTCTCAACAG GTCCAGAAAGCTGTGGAAGTGGGCATAGGCATGGGTGTTGCTGCACTTCTCGAGGTTGGAGGTCTTGCTGAGTTGACGTCCAGCAACaaagaaaagaagcaaaaacaGTGA
- the LOC128531971 gene encoding phospholipase A and acyltransferase 3-like isoform X2: MASGQLEKKPQPGDLIEIFRGTYQHWGIYVGDGYIIHLAPPCEVPQAGAYSMMSVLCDKAIVKKEQFWDVVGEDKYTVNNLLDEKYEPRPIDVILQEAHRLLGQDLPYCVFRRNCEHFVTDLRYGKPESRQVRKAVEVGVGVGVAALLGVGVLAVAASFFGSRNKEEPQKK, translated from the exons TTAGAGAAAAAACCACAGCCGGGTGACTTGATCGAGATATTCCGTGGGACGTACCAGCACTGGGGCATTTATGTTGGAGATGGCTACATCATTCACCTGGCACCACCCT GTGAGGTCCCTCAAGCAGGTGCCTACAGCATGATGTCCGTGCTATGTGATAAGGCAATAGTGAAAAAAGAGCAGTTTTGGGATGTGGTTGGCGAGGACAAGTACACCGTTAACAATCTGCTGGATGAAAAATACGAGCCACGTCCCATCGATGTCATCCTCCAGGAAGCACACAGGCTTTTGGGACAGGACCTGCCCTACTGCGTGTTCCGTAGGAATTGTGAGCATTTTGTAACAGACTTGCGATACGGAAAGCCAGAGTCACGACAG GTCCGGAAAGCTGTGGAAGTGGGAGTAGGCGTTGGTGTTGCTGCACTTCTCGGTGTTGGAGTTCTTGCAGTAGCAGCAAGCTTTTTTGGCTCGAGAAATAAAGAGGAGCCGCAAAAAAAGTGA